From Nicotiana tabacum cultivar K326 chromosome 15, ASM71507v2, whole genome shotgun sequence, the proteins below share one genomic window:
- the LOC142169524 gene encoding uncharacterized protein LOC142169524 has translation MPIDRRLYAAAKEGDMKVLEEFKSQFTTQLTPYNNTVLHIAAQNKGWGNANLVEAFINYMKNCGWLDGVIDIEAGIRTTIEFLRITNNYGNTALHEAVMQRHDCSVVELLVKEDPDFSYPPNNARKTPLYLAVETENEKLVEHILNNSTSLSYGGPYGTTALHAAAMYKTTGYISLYS, from the exons ATGCCGATCGATCGGCGGTTGTACGCAGCTGCTAAAGAAGGTGACATGAAAGTTCTGGAAGAATTCAAGAGCCAGTTCACCACCCAATTAACTCCTTACAACAATACTGTCCTCCATATTGCAGCTCAAAATAAAGG GTGGGGCAACGCAAATCTCGTCGAGGCCTTTATCAACTACATGAAAAATTGTGGATGGCTCGACGGTGTTATTGATATAGAAGCTGGCATTCGGACAACCATAGAGTTTTTGAGGATTACTAACAACTATGGAAATACGGCCTTGCACGAAGCTGTAATGCAGAGGCATGATTGCAGTGTGGTAGAATTGTTAGTCAAAGAAGATCCCGACTTCTCATATCCGCCTAACAATGCTCGGAAAACTCCACTGTATCTAGCTGTGGAGACTGAAAATGAAAAGCTAGTGGAACACATCTTGAACAACTCCACTTCACTATCTTATGGTGGCCCCTATGGCACAACAGCGCTACATGCAGCTGCAATGTATAAAACTACAGGATATATATCCCTTTACTCATGa
- the LOC142169525 gene encoding protein ACCELERATED CELL DEATH 6-like: MADKHMAYGTIKEENKTPLHLAVINNKIQAVEEIIEKCPDSLDAVTSKGQNVLHIAYAKEHWKMITLFEDQHWNNNIFEQRDTNGNVPYKVTGKNVSFHSHPCWEELDRNNIILEELDEKWFKGRMEVWEERANTHLIVVTLILTVSFAGFTIPGGYNGDDGPNKGMAIISKKTAFKAFAVADTIAMISSSAAIFLHYVATYNEEGRRLSRYYAAGILAVVAMLAMMIAFMTGL, translated from the exons ATGGCGGATAAACATATGGCTTATGGAActattaaagaagaaaataaaacacCTCTGCATTTAGCGGTCATCAATAATAAAATACAGGCCGTGGAAGAGATTATAGAGAAGTGTCCAGATTCGTTGGACGCAGTCACTAGCAAAGGCCAAAATGTTCTTCACATTGCATATGCGAAGGAGCATTGGAAAATGATAACATTATTCGAAGATCAACACTGGAACAATAACATCTTTGAGCAAAGAGACACTAACGGGAATGTGCCCTACAAGGTTACAGGGAAAAATGTGTCGTTTCATTCTCACCCTTGCTGGGAAGAATTGGATCGCAACAATATCATATTG GAAGAATTAGATGAGAAGTGGTTCAAAGGACGCATGGAAGTATGGGAAGAAAGAGCAAACACACATTTGATAGTTGTTACACTTATATTAACCGTTTCTTTCGCTGGCTTCACCATTCCTGGTGGTTACAATGGTGATGATGGTCCAAATAAAGGCATGGCAATCATATCCAAGAAAACAGCGTTCAAAGCATTCGCAGTAGCAGATACCATTGCCATGATATCTTCCTCAGCTGCTATTTTTCTGCATTACGTTGCAACTTACAATGAAGAGGGCAGAAGGTTGAGTCGTTATTACGCTGCTGGCATCCTTGCCGTGGTTGCCATGCTAGCAATGATGATAGCGTTTATGACTGGCTT GTAG